In Candidatus Promineifilum breve, one genomic interval encodes:
- a CDS encoding ATP-dependent Clp protease proteolytic subunit, producing MKDDIGFQPLLDDDDDDDDSPAVEPLEPTEEPGEGEEGEEGKDDDEDDDEDKSEKKGAPSGSMEERLLKSRTILIYGEIDMAVAQDVTRRLLVMDAESQDDIRIFINSPGGHVESGDTIFDMIRFVKSPVKVIGTGWVASAGALIYAAAELENRYSLPNTRFLLHQPAGGMSGQASDIAIEAQEILKMRRRLNEIFARQTGQSIEKVEGDTDRNFWMSAAQAKEYGLVGRIVENADEIQV from the coding sequence ATGAAGGATGACATAGGGTTCCAGCCTTTGCTGGACGACGACGACGATGACGACGACTCCCCGGCGGTCGAACCGCTTGAACCGACCGAAGAACCGGGCGAGGGCGAGGAAGGCGAAGAAGGCAAGGACGACGACGAAGACGACGACGAAGATAAGTCCGAGAAGAAAGGCGCGCCTTCCGGTTCGATGGAAGAGCGGCTGCTGAAGAGCCGGACGATCCTCATCTATGGCGAGATCGATATGGCCGTGGCCCAGGACGTGACCCGCCGCCTGCTGGTGATGGATGCCGAATCACAGGACGACATCCGTATCTTCATCAACTCGCCGGGCGGGCACGTGGAATCGGGCGATACGATCTTCGACATGATTCGCTTCGTCAAATCGCCGGTGAAGGTGATCGGCACGGGCTGGGTTGCCAGCGCCGGGGCGTTGATCTACGCCGCGGCCGAGCTGGAGAATCGCTACAGCCTGCCCAACACGCGCTTCCTGTTGCACCAACCGGCGGGCGGCATGTCCGGCCAGGCGTCGGATATCGCCATCGAGGCCCAGGAGATTCTCAAGATGCGCCGCCGTCTCAATGAAATCTTCGCCCGCCAGACGGGGCAGTCGATTGAAAAAGTGGAAGGCGACACCGACCGCAACTTCTGGATGTCGGCCGCCCAGGCCAAGGAGTATGGTCTCGTCGGGCGCATCGTTGAAAACGCTGACGAAATCCAGGTGTGA
- a CDS encoding SixA phosphatase family protein produces the protein MKTLLLLRHAKSSWADDRLSDFDRPLNDRGREDAPRMGKLLRQHDLVPDLIIASPAKRAASTAKRAAEAAGYEGEIRHADDLYLAEPEVYLGLARRADDRIATLMLVGHNPGIEECVGLLAGHDEVMPTGGLACFRLPIERWTDLRTTGHYELVGVWRPKEL, from the coding sequence ATGAAAACGTTACTCCTGCTGCGCCACGCCAAATCGAGTTGGGCCGACGACCGTCTGTCTGACTTCGACCGGCCGCTGAACGACCGCGGCCGGGAAGACGCCCCCCGTATGGGCAAGCTGCTGCGACAACACGATCTCGTCCCCGATCTGATCATCGCCTCGCCCGCCAAACGGGCGGCATCCACCGCCAAGCGCGCCGCCGAGGCCGCCGGTTACGAGGGCGAGATCCGCCACGCCGACGATCTCTATCTGGCCGAGCCAGAGGTCTACCTGGGCCTGGCTCGCCGGGCGGATGATCGGATTGCCACCCTGATGCTGGTGGGGCACAATCCGGGTATTGAGGAGTGTGTGGGGCTGCTGGCCGGGCACGATGAGGTCATGCCCACGGGGGGGCTGGCCTGCTTCCGGCTGCCCATCGAGCGCTGGACGGATTTGCGGACGACCGGGCACTATGAACTGGTGGGTGTCTGGCGGCCGAAGGAACTCTAG
- the eno gene encoding phosphopyruvate hydratase, with the protein MDYIESVHAREVLDSRGNPTVEVEVTLYEGAVGRAIVPSGASTGVHEAWEKRDGDKKRYGGKGVLQAVDAVNDEVAEALVGWPATDQAGIDLAMIELDGTENKSRLGANGILGVSLAVARAAAASQDLPLYRYLGGVGGRTLPVPMMNIMNGGKHAAGATDMQEFMVMPVGASTYSEGLRWGVEIYHSLKKVLSKKGYSTTVGDEGGFAPRVSANSEALDLILEAIREAGYTAGEQIMLAMDPAASEFYEDGKYHLKVEGKSLTGREMVDFWESWVDKYPIISIEDGLHEDDWDNWAAMVDRLGDRLQIVGDDLLVTNVKRIQTAIDRKAANSLLCKVNQIGTLTEAIESVNLVQRNGWTAVVSHRSGESEDATISDLVVALNAGQIKTGAPARSDRVAKYNQLLRIEEDLGEAAVYPGIKAFSNLRR; encoded by the coding sequence GAGGTTCTGGATTCGCGCGGCAACCCGACTGTGGAGGTCGAGGTCACGTTATATGAAGGCGCAGTGGGACGGGCCATCGTTCCCTCCGGCGCTTCCACCGGCGTACATGAGGCGTGGGAGAAGCGCGACGGCGACAAGAAGCGCTACGGTGGCAAGGGCGTGCTCCAGGCCGTGGACGCCGTCAATGACGAAGTGGCCGAGGCCCTCGTCGGTTGGCCGGCGACCGATCAGGCCGGGATCGATTTGGCGATGATCGAACTGGACGGCACCGAAAACAAGAGCCGTCTGGGGGCCAACGGGATTCTGGGCGTATCACTGGCCGTGGCCCGTGCCGCCGCCGCCTCGCAGGACCTGCCTCTCTATCGCTATCTGGGCGGGGTCGGCGGGCGCACACTGCCGGTGCCCATGATGAACATTATGAACGGCGGCAAGCATGCCGCCGGGGCCACCGATATGCAGGAGTTTATGGTCATGCCCGTCGGCGCCTCGACCTATAGCGAGGGCCTGCGCTGGGGCGTGGAAATCTACCACAGTCTGAAGAAAGTGCTGAGCAAGAAGGGCTACTCCACGACCGTCGGCGACGAGGGCGGCTTCGCGCCGCGCGTGTCGGCCAATAGCGAGGCGCTCGATCTCATCCTGGAAGCCATTCGCGAAGCCGGTTACACGGCCGGCGAGCAGATCATGCTGGCGATGGACCCGGCGGCCTCGGAGTTCTATGAGGACGGCAAGTACCATCTGAAGGTCGAGGGCAAGTCCCTGACCGGCCGCGAGATGGTCGATTTCTGGGAGTCGTGGGTCGATAAGTATCCCATCATCTCCATCGAGGACGGCCTGCACGAGGATGATTGGGACAATTGGGCGGCGATGGTGGATCGGCTGGGCGACCGGCTGCAAATCGTCGGCGACGACCTGCTGGTGACCAACGTCAAGCGCATCCAGACGGCCATCGACCGCAAGGCGGCCAATAGCCTGCTGTGCAAGGTCAACCAGATCGGCACGCTGACCGAGGCCATCGAATCGGTCAATCTGGTGCAGCGCAACGGCTGGACGGCCGTCGTCTCCCATCGCAGCGGCGAATCGGAAGATGCCACCATCAGCGACCTGGTTGTGGCCCTCAATGCCGGGCAGATCAAGACCGGCGCTCCGGCCCGCAGCGACCGCGTTGCCAAATACAACCAACTGCTGCGCATCGAGGAAGACCTCGGCGAGGCGGCCGTCTATCCCGGCATCAAGGCGTTTTCCAACCTGCGCCGTTAA